One genomic window of Xanthobacter dioxanivorans includes the following:
- a CDS encoding type II toxin-antitoxin system HigB family toxin, whose product MRIIARSTLVAFWERHPEMRVPLEHWEQVAKAARWASVSDVLATFSEAKALNGERVWFEIHGGDYRLIVAFNFRLSIAFVKFIGTHAESDRIDALTV is encoded by the coding sequence ATGAGAATTATCGCCCGCAGCACCTTGGTCGCGTTCTGGGAGCGTCATCCCGAGATGCGGGTGCCGCTGGAGCACTGGGAGCAAGTGGCGAAGGCGGCCCGCTGGGCATCCGTCTCCGACGTGCTCGCCACCTTCTCCGAGGCGAAGGCGCTGAATGGGGAGCGGGTGTGGTTCGAAATCCATGGCGGCGACTATCGCCTGATTGTCGCCTTCAACTTCCGCCTGAGCATCGCGTTCGTGAAGTTCATCGGCACCCATGCCGAGTCCGACCGGATCGATGCCCTGACCGTGTAG
- a CDS encoding tyrosine-type recombinase/integrase, translating to MGRETKRLTARTVATLTRPGRHADGGNLYLSISSNGGRRWIFLYRWGGKQLEMGLGSARDVSLARARELADNARAQLAEGLNPLSARKAEEIIPTFGEAADALVDDIASGFRNAKHIEQWRMTLKEYAGPLRTKSVADITTEDVLAVLKPLWATKQETASRLRGRIERVLDAAKAKGHRSGENPARWRGHLDSLLPKRQKLQRGHHAAMAYSDVPAFMARQRGLRGSTALAFQFLILTAARTGEVRGATWAEIDLEAKVWTVPPARMKAGKAHRVPLSPAAMEILERAKELQQKPEGPALLFPGAKADKPLSVMAFDMQLRRLKLDVTTHGFRSSFRDWAGEETSFAREVAEAALAHTVGDATERAYRRSDALEKRRKLMEAWAKYVTGGSGAMVVPMQRATK from the coding sequence ATGGGACGCGAGACGAAGAGATTGACCGCTCGGACGGTCGCGACGCTGACGAGGCCAGGCCGCCACGCGGACGGCGGCAACCTTTATCTGTCCATCTCCTCGAACGGCGGCCGCCGCTGGATCTTCCTCTATCGCTGGGGCGGGAAGCAGCTTGAGATGGGCTTGGGCTCCGCCCGCGACGTTTCACTCGCTCGCGCCCGCGAACTTGCCGACAACGCCCGTGCGCAACTTGCCGAGGGCCTAAACCCTCTCTCGGCTCGGAAGGCAGAGGAGATCATCCCCACCTTCGGCGAGGCCGCCGACGCGCTGGTGGATGATATCGCTTCCGGCTTCCGGAACGCGAAGCACATCGAGCAATGGCGCATGACCTTGAAGGAGTACGCCGGCCCGCTGCGAACCAAGTCCGTGGCCGACATCACTACCGAGGACGTGCTGGCGGTCCTGAAGCCCCTTTGGGCCACGAAGCAGGAGACGGCTTCGCGCCTTCGCGGCCGGATCGAGCGCGTGCTGGACGCGGCCAAGGCGAAGGGGCATCGCTCCGGCGAGAACCCGGCCCGCTGGCGCGGCCACCTCGATAGCCTGCTGCCGAAGCGCCAGAAGCTCCAGCGCGGCCACCATGCCGCCATGGCCTATTCGGACGTGCCGGCCTTCATGGCGCGCCAACGAGGCCTGAGGGGCAGCACCGCGCTCGCCTTCCAATTCCTCATACTCACCGCCGCGCGCACGGGCGAGGTGAGAGGCGCCACCTGGGCGGAAATCGACCTCGAAGCCAAGGTGTGGACTGTGCCGCCGGCCCGGATGAAAGCCGGGAAGGCCCACCGCGTGCCCCTGTCGCCCGCTGCCATGGAGATTCTGGAGCGCGCGAAGGAATTGCAGCAGAAGCCGGAGGGCCCTGCCCTACTCTTCCCCGGAGCGAAGGCGGACAAGCCCCTTTCCGTGATGGCGTTCGACATGCAGCTTCGGCGGCTCAAGCTCGATGTGACGACGCACGGCTTCCGCTCGTCCTTCCGGGATTGGGCCGGCGAGGAGACGAGCTTTGCCCGCGAGGTTGCCGAGGCCGCCCTGGCCCACACTGTGGGCGACGCCACCGAGCGCGCCTATCGCCGGTCCGACGCACTGGAGAAGCGCCGCAAGCTGATGGAGGCTTGGGCGAAGTACGTGACCGGCGGCTCCGGCGCCATGGTGGTGCCGATGCAGAGAGCGACGAAGTGA
- a CDS encoding helix-turn-helix domain-containing protein, whose protein sequence is MAHAATVAPTPDFSVTRAVRDPEPAAFDTLQAARYIGIGKTMLFDEIKAGRIPTRKIGRRTLILRSDLDAWLAAIPPRNAA, encoded by the coding sequence ATGGCTCACGCCGCCACTGTCGCCCCCACGCCTGATTTCTCGGTCACCCGCGCCGTCCGTGATCCCGAGCCCGCCGCCTTCGATACGCTGCAGGCCGCCCGCTACATCGGCATCGGCAAGACGATGCTGTTCGATGAGATCAAGGCGGGCCGCATCCCCACGCGGAAAATCGGCCGTCGCACGCTGATCCTTCGCAGCGACCTCGACGCCTGGCTGGCCGCCATCCCGCCCCGCAACGCCGCCTGA
- a CDS encoding winged helix domain-containing protein produces the protein MAEVTQMHIRLGTEGPALTVKGRMAWALHELVRAGELGCTPIERPAPRWSHYIFKLRKAGLAIETVDESHGGAYSGCHGRYVLRTPVLVIEEVRR, from the coding sequence ATGGCTGAGGTGACCCAGATGCACATCCGCCTCGGCACCGAGGGCCCGGCCCTCACGGTGAAGGGTCGCATGGCATGGGCGCTCCACGAGCTGGTGCGGGCCGGCGAACTGGGCTGCACGCCCATCGAGCGGCCGGCGCCGCGTTGGAGCCACTACATCTTCAAGCTTCGCAAAGCGGGCCTCGCCATCGAGACGGTGGATGAGAGCCACGGCGGCGCCTACAGCGGATGCCACGGCCGGTACGTGCTGCGGACGCCGGTGCTGGTGATCGAGGAGGTGCGGCGATGA
- a CDS encoding DUF7146 domain-containing protein has translation MMDLRSIASALGGEIVGRQVLAPGPGHSRKDRSLAIVPSPRAPGGFLVHSHCGDDWKECRDHVCDLLGIAPPERRRPPTREERAQRREANARAAEDAAVDTAKRTRWALGIWGKSVDPRGRIVEAYLKSRALPLGEELARTVLRFHGSLRYGEASHAGMVALMRDILTDEPCGIHRTFLAPDGRKIDRRMLGRAKGAAIKLDPLDGPALTIGEGIETAMSGRLFGFAPAWALGSADAIAFFPVLPGVERLTILGETDDSGANERAVKACARRWLAAGREVVLVQPRIAGDLNDVLREAAH, from the coding sequence ATGATGGATCTGCGCTCCATCGCCAGCGCCCTCGGCGGCGAAATCGTCGGGCGGCAGGTTCTGGCCCCTGGCCCCGGCCATAGCCGGAAAGACCGATCCCTCGCCATCGTGCCATCGCCCCGCGCGCCTGGCGGCTTCCTCGTCCACTCGCATTGCGGTGACGATTGGAAGGAATGTCGGGACCATGTGTGCGACCTGCTGGGCATCGCACCGCCCGAGCGGCGCCGGCCGCCCACCCGCGAGGAACGTGCGCAGCGCCGCGAGGCGAATGCCCGCGCGGCCGAAGATGCGGCGGTGGACACCGCCAAGCGCACCAGGTGGGCGCTCGGCATCTGGGGCAAGAGCGTCGACCCGCGTGGCCGCATCGTGGAAGCGTACCTGAAATCCCGCGCTTTGCCGCTCGGCGAGGAGCTTGCCCGCACCGTCCTGCGCTTCCACGGCAGCCTGCGCTATGGCGAGGCGAGCCATGCCGGCATGGTGGCGTTGATGCGGGACATCCTCACCGATGAGCCCTGCGGCATCCACCGGACGTTCCTGGCGCCGGACGGCCGGAAGATCGACCGCCGCATGCTGGGGCGGGCGAAGGGCGCGGCCATCAAGCTCGATCCGCTGGACGGTCCGGCCCTCACCATCGGCGAGGGAATCGAGACGGCGATGTCCGGCCGGCTCTTCGGCTTTGCACCGGCATGGGCGCTTGGATCGGCGGATGCCATCGCCTTCTTCCCGGTACTGCCCGGCGTCGAGCGCCTGACGATCCTGGGCGAGACCGACGACAGCGGTGCCAATGAGAGGGCGGTGAAGGCCTGCGCCCGCCGGTGGCTCGCCGCCGGCCGCGAGGTCGTGCTGGTGCAGCCTCGCATTGCCGGCGACCTCAACGACGTGCTCAGGGAGGCGGCGCATTGA
- a CDS encoding phage/plasmid primase, P4 family → MTFAQARSSAAFETRHLTPDDVADHRTNDLLTEDNAAARFAELFADKLRFCHDTGAWFEWTGPAWRRNRTGLAFNWARTLARDLAESEPDKVRYITGKTSFAGGVEKFARVDPVFAVTIEVWDRDPFLLGTPGGTVDLRTGLLRPANPRDGITKLAGCTPATEADCPRWRRFLEEATGGDAEAIRFLQQWCGYSLTGDTREHALIFVYGPGGNGKSVFLNVLTAILADYATTAAMDTFTASHNDKHPTDLAMLRGARLVTASETEEGRAWAESRIKQMTGGDTITARFMRQDFFSFRPNFKLTIVGNHKPALRNVDEAARRRFNIVPFTRKPASPDPELEAKLKEEWPGILRWMIEGCVDWQANGLVRPASVTEATQTYFSDQDLLGQWIEECCRVERERPDIWDRRADLFESWTDYARGAGEDAGSAKSFYEAMIRKGFEPVRRNLGRGFRGIQLLPKAHPMRGHDA, encoded by the coding sequence TTGACCTTCGCTCAGGCCCGATCCTCTGCCGCCTTCGAGACCCGTCACCTCACGCCGGACGATGTGGCGGATCATCGGACAAACGACCTTCTGACCGAGGATAATGCCGCTGCGCGCTTTGCCGAGCTGTTCGCCGACAAGCTCAGGTTCTGCCACGACACCGGGGCATGGTTCGAGTGGACCGGGCCGGCATGGCGGAGGAACCGCACCGGCCTCGCCTTCAACTGGGCGCGTACCCTTGCTCGCGACCTCGCCGAGAGCGAGCCCGACAAGGTGAGGTACATCACCGGCAAGACCAGCTTCGCCGGCGGCGTCGAGAAGTTCGCGCGCGTCGACCCGGTGTTTGCGGTGACCATCGAGGTGTGGGACCGGGACCCGTTCCTGCTGGGCACGCCGGGCGGCACCGTGGACCTGAGGACGGGGCTGCTGCGGCCGGCCAATCCCCGCGACGGCATCACGAAGCTCGCGGGCTGCACACCAGCCACCGAGGCCGATTGCCCGCGGTGGCGTCGCTTCCTCGAGGAAGCCACCGGTGGGGATGCCGAGGCCATCCGGTTCCTGCAGCAATGGTGCGGCTACAGCCTCACCGGCGACACGCGCGAGCACGCCCTGATCTTCGTCTACGGGCCGGGCGGCAATGGAAAATCTGTCTTCCTGAACGTGCTCACCGCCATCCTTGCCGATTATGCCACCACGGCCGCCATGGACACCTTCACGGCGTCCCACAACGACAAGCACCCCACCGACCTCGCCATGCTGCGCGGGGCGCGCCTCGTGACCGCGAGCGAGACGGAGGAAGGCCGGGCCTGGGCGGAAAGCCGGATCAAGCAGATGACCGGCGGCGACACCATCACGGCCCGGTTCATGCGGCAGGACTTCTTCAGCTTCCGGCCGAACTTCAAGCTGACCATCGTCGGCAACCACAAGCCGGCGCTGCGCAACGTGGACGAAGCCGCCCGGCGCCGGTTCAACATCGTCCCCTTCACCCGTAAGCCGGCATCTCCCGATCCCGAACTCGAAGCGAAGCTGAAGGAGGAATGGCCCGGCATCCTGCGATGGATGATCGAGGGATGCGTGGACTGGCAGGCCAACGGCCTTGTCCGCCCCGCCAGCGTGACCGAGGCCACGCAGACGTATTTCTCGGACCAGGACCTGCTCGGGCAGTGGATCGAGGAATGCTGCCGCGTGGAGCGCGAACGGCCCGATATCTGGGACAGGCGGGCCGACCTGTTCGAGAGTTGGACCGACTACGCCCGTGGTGCCGGCGAGGACGCGGGGTCCGCGAAGTCGTTCTACGAGGCGATGATCCGCAAGGGCTTTGAACCTGTTCGCCGGAATTTGGGCCGCGGCTTCCGTGGCATCCAGCTTCTGCCGAAAGCTCACCCCATGAGGGGGCATGACGCATGA